The Pirellulales bacterium sequence CGTGGCCGAGAACGACGAAAAAGCATGGGCCGAATACGAAAAGCACTTGTGGTACTTTGCCCATAATTTGCTCCGCGGGCTGACTGTGCTGCCGCCAGGTTACACGAGCGCTCAGTCGATTGCGGCGATCAATAAAGCCATGGGCAAATTCCTCAGCACGGTGACCACGCGAAAGCAGGTCGAAGAAGGCGCTTACGCGATCGTCGGCAGCCCCGCGACAGTTCGTGATCGGCTGAAAGAACATATTCAAAAGCTCGGCGTCGGCAATTTGCTCGGCCTGTTCCAACTCGGCAGCCTGCCGGCCGAACTGACAAAGAAAAATATGACGATGTTTGCAACGGAAGTGATGCCGGCTCTGCGAAAAGAACTGAGGTAATATCAGAGGCACGGAGACACCGGGTAGTTCGATCCATTGAATGTCTTGCCTTCTCTGGACCTACGTGTCTCTGTGGTAAATAAGCACAATGTCCCCAATCCCCAATCAAACCGATTTCGTCACCATCGCCGGGAAGAAGATCCAAGTGATGCGTGGGGGGAAAGGTCCGCCGCTGGTCTATTTACATAGCGCCGGGGGCGAAATGGATTGGACGGCCTTTCATAACGGCCTAGCCGAGCATTTTTCGGTGATCGCCCCGGCTCATCCCGGTTTTGCGCTCTCCGAAGGGCTCGATAAGATCGACGACATGCAAGACTTGGTGTGGCACTATGTCGATCTGTTCGAGCAGTTCGATTTGTGTCGTGTGCCAGTCGTCGGTTTTTCACTGGGGGGATGGCTCGGTGTCGAACTTGCAATCCTGCGGCCGGAGCTTGTTGCCAAATTGGCGATGGTCAACGCCGCTGGCCTGCATGTTCCCGGCGCGCCAATGGCCGAATGGTTTATCGACGATCTGAAAAAGCTTCGCAATCTGTTGTTTTACGATCCTGAAAGCTCGATTGTCGCGGAAGCCATGCCGCTGTCGC is a genomic window containing:
- a CDS encoding alpha/beta fold hydrolase, yielding MSPIPNQTDFVTIAGKKIQVMRGGKGPPLVYLHSAGGEMDWTAFHNGLAEHFSVIAPAHPGFALSEGLDKIDDMQDLVWHYVDLFEQFDLCRVPVVGFSLGGWLGVELAILRPELVAKLAMVNAAGLHVPGAPMAEWFIDDLKKLRNLLFYDPESSIVAEAMPLSLDDMRILQFLRAREATARVGWSPYLHNPKLPAQLHRVQCPTLLIWGRDDQLIPLAHGREYAKLIPGARLEIIDCCGHMLPYEQPAEFVKLTTQFVQS